The Caulobacter sp. FWC2 region CTGACCGGACTCGATGCGCGCCAGGTCCAGCACGTCGTTGAGGATCTCCGTCAGCGCCTTGCCGGACTGGCGAACCACGCCCAGGCGTTCGCGCTGGGCGGGGGACAGTTCGTCGGCCTGCATAACCTGAACCATGCCCAGTATGCCGTTAAGCGGCGTGCGGATCTCGTGGCTCATGGTCGCCAGGAACGCGGTCTTGGCCCGGTTGGCGCTGGCCGCCTCGGCCTCGCGCGCCTGGGCCAGGGCGGTGGCCTCCGCCATCTGGCGCACCGCGGCCTCGCGATCCAGGGCATAGCGCAGCACATAGGCGAAGAAGCACAGCACAGCCACCAGCGACAGCGCCAGCTGGGCGGGACCTGTCGACGGGAAGGTCATGACCGTCAGGAGCAAAACCTGCAGCACCACGGCGGCCAGGGCGGCCAGGCCGATCCGGCGCGAGATCACGAACTCGGCCGTACAGCTCAGCGCGATGGCCGCCATCATAGCGCCGCCGGCCAGCACCGACGCGCGCTCGCCCAGCAGCACCAGGGCCGACGGCAGGCTGGCATAGATGAAGGTATAGACCAGGGTGAAGGCCGCCAGCACGGTCTCCAGGACCGGCGCGGCCTGGCCATGCTTGGCGATGAAGCGGCAAAGCAGCTGGCTGGCGGCGATCAGCGCCAGGGCGGCGGCCAGCCAGGCGGCGCAGATCCGTGGATCAAGCCAGGCGCAGCTCCCGGCGGCCGCCAGCAGGGTCATCGGCACGATGGACAGCAGATCGCGGCGGCGATGCTCGACGATGCTCAGCCACCGCGTATCCAGAACGCACCTCACACGCCGAAACTAGACTCGCCCTGAAGTCGAGACGTCATGAGTTCATACTTTGAAGGTTAACCAGCGATTTACGCCCGGGGTCTAACCTATCCACAACTGTCGCTGTGGAGCCGTTGTCGTGGCCATCGACCCGACTACGCCCGTGACCCCGATCCTTCCAGCGCCCGCCGCTGGGACGGCGGCAGATTCTGTCGCGACTCTGCAGGCCATGGCGCGTCAGGCGCTCGCCAATTCGACCGCTCAGCTGGGCGAGATCGTCGGCCGTTCGCCGACCGCTCAATCCAAGACCGGCGCACCCGTAGAGCAGGCTGGGCAGGCCGGGACGCAGGACGCCGGCCACACCGCCGATGCGGCGGGCGCCAAGGCCGCGCCTTCAGTGCTTCAGCAAACCGCTCTCGCCAGACCCGAGACACGGCTGGTCCGCGCGGTGCGCGCCGCCGCCGCCGAGGCTGTGCCGCGTCAGACGGGCCTGGCGCCGCTGATGGCCAATGTCCGCGCTGTTGTCGAACGTCCCGACATGCCAGCCGAGGTGCGCGATGCGGGCAGGGTGCTGCTGGCCAAGGCCCCCTCGGCCGCCGAGATCGCCTCGCCCCAGGGTTTGCGCCAAGCCGTCGAGCGCTCGGGCGTCTTCCTGGAGGCCAGGATGGCTCGCGCGGCCGCCACGCCGGCCCAAGAGGGTTCGCCGCGCTTTCCTGAGGCAGGCGACATGAAGGCCGCGTTGCTGGTCTTCCGGGGTGCGCTGTCGGGCTGGCTGGCCAAGGCATCGCCGCAGCCGGTCTTCGATGCGCCAGGCGCCGAGCCTGTGTCGACGCTCGCGCCCGGCGAAGACGCAGAAACGCGGTCGCCCACGTCGCTTCGCGCCGCGCCATCGGTCGCGGCGCCGACAACTCAGCGCCCGCCCAACGCCGCCAATCCCGCGGCCATCCAACCCGGTCTCGAGGCCGCGCCCGAAACGTCGCCGGCCGCAGCGCCTCCGCTTCAGGCAAGCGAGATCCCCGATGCCGCGCCAGCGGCGTTTCCAGCGAGCGCCAAGGCTCCGGAGTCGCCTCCAGAGGAGGACGGCCTGGCCGCCCGCTTCGGGGCGTTCGTCGCCGCACCCAAGCCTTCCGCGCCCGTCCAGACGCCCGTCCGGGCCGCGATGTCGGCGCTGGTCCAGTTGGGCCTGATCGCCGAGGAGGCCCTCACCGAAGCGCCGGTCCCCGGGGCGACCGCCGAGTCCAGGCCTTTGGCCCCAGGGGGTTACGGCGGAGCGCCGGCCGAGGTGGCGCGCTCCAAGGTGCCGCCACCGCCCTACGCCGGCGGCCCGATGGCCGGTCAGAAGCCCGCCGCGCCCGAACTGCCGATCGACCAGTCGCCCGCCGATCTGTTGCGGCGCCTGCTGAAAGGAACCAACGGCGCCCTGGCCCGCCAGGACCTGATGCAGATCGCTTCGTTGCCCGAGGCGCACGAGCCCGAGATCGCCGACGCCCGGCCGCAACAAGCCGGCCGACTGAACCTCGACCTGCCGTTCATGACGCCCCAGGGCATGGCCGTCGCCCAGTTCGAGATCAGCCACGACGGCGGCGGTTCCGGCGGCGGCGTGGTCGGTCCGGCCGAGCGCACCTACAAGGTGCGCTTCTCGATCGACCTCGAGCCGCTGGGGCCCGTCCACGCCTTGGTCACCCTGACCGGGTCGCGCACGCGGGTGTCGCTGTGGGCCGAGCGGGCCGAGACGATCGCCCGCCTGCGCGCGGGCGAAGAAAGCTTGGGCGCGGCCCTGCGTCAGGCCGAGCTTTCGCCCGAGGTCGCCGTCCATTCCGGCGCGCCGATCAGCCCGAGCAAGGCGAGTGCGCTAGGCCATTTCGTGGACCAGGCGTCATGAGCGGGATCACCGGACCGTCCGCGCGGCCGCGCATCGCCGTCGCCTTGCTTTACGAAGACCCCAACGCGCCCAAGGTCGTGGCGTCGGGCCAAGGCTGGCTGGGCGAGAAGATCATCGAGACCGCGCGCGAGCACGGGGTTCCGATCGAGGAAGACCCGGTGCTGGCCCAGGCGCTCTCGACCCTGGAAATCGACGAGGAAATCCCCGAGGCCCTCTACCGCGCTGTCGCCGAGGTGCTGAGTTTCCTGCTCAAGCGCTAAACGAAAAAGGCCCCGCCGAAGCGGGGCCTGATCCGTGTCGCCGAGGGAGAAGCGCTTAGCGCTTCTCGACCGGCACGTAGTCGCGTTGCGTGGCGCCCGTGTAGAGCTGACGCGGACGACCGATCTTGCGGGTGGGGTCCTCGAACATTTCCTTCCACTGGCTGATCCAGCCGACGGTGCGGGCCAGGGCGAACAGCACGGTGAACATGTTGGTCGGGAAGCCCATCGCGCGCAGGGTGATGCCCGAATAGAAGTCGATGTTCGGGTACAGCTTGCGGTCGATGAAGTACGGATCGCTCAGGGCGACCTTTTCCAGTTCCTGGGCGACCTGCAGCAGCGGGTCGTTGTTGTGGCCCAGTTCGGCCAGCACTTCGTGTGCGGTCTTCTGCATGACCTTCGCGCGCGGGTCGAAGTTCTTGTACACGCGGTGGCCGAAGCCCATCAGCTTGTACTTGCGGTCCTTCACGCCCTGGACGTAGTCCGGGATGTTCTCGACCGAACCGATGGTCTCCAGCATCTCCAGCGCTTCCTGGTTGGCGCCGCCGTGCGACGGGCCCCACAGGCAGGCGATGCCGGCGGCGATGCAGGCGAACGGGTGCGCGCCCGACGAACCGGCCAGGCGGACGGTCGAGGTCGAGGCGTTCTGCTCGTGGTCGGCGTGCAGAATGAAGATCCGGTCCATGGCGCGGGTCAGCACCGGGTTCGGCTTCCAGTCCTCGGCCGGCACGGCGAAGCACATGCGCAGGAAGTTTTCCGAGTACGACAGGTCATTGCGCGGCGACACGAACGGCTGGCCGACCGTGTACTTGTAGGCGCGGGCGGCGATCGTCGGCATCTTGGCGATCAGGCGATGGGCGCTGATCTCGCGCTCACGGGCGTCGTCGACATTGATGCTGTCGGCGTAGAAGGCCGACAGGGCGCCGACAGCGCCGGTCATCACGGCCATCGGGTGCGCGTCGCGGCGGAAGCCCTGGAAGAAGGCGTCGAACTGCGCGTGCAGCATCGTGTGGTAGGTGATGTTCTTTTCGAACTGGGCGAACTCGTCCGCGCTGGGCAGTTCGCCGTTCAGCAGCAGGTGGCAGACCTCGAGGAACGAGGACTTTTCAGCCAGCTGGTCGATGGGATAGCCGCGGTGCAGCAGAATGCCCGCGTCGCCATCGATATAGGTGATCTTGCTTTCGCACGACGCGGTCGAGGTGAAGCCCGGATCGAACGTGAAGTGGTCGCTTTCGGCGTAGACTTTCCGGATGTCGAGGACGTCCGGACCCGTGCTGCCCTTGAGGATCGGCAGGTCGTAGCTCTTGTCGCCGATCGTCAGCGTGGCTTTATCGGTCATACTTAGACCCCTTCATAAATTGGCCCCGTTCATAAATGGAATGGGCAGTCCAACTTTCGTTTTCGCAGGTGCGTTATAGCGCCTCATGCGCGCGTCGCCAGGGCGTCGTCAAGGCGCCCCAAACTCTCTTCGCGGGAGAGTGCTGCCATGGTCTTGTTAAGATCAGGCGCCTGGGAGCCGCCGGTCAGAATGCCGCGCAGCGCCGGACCGAACTTGCCGAAGCCGACGCCTTCCGATTCCGCGAACGTTTTCAACACCGTTTCCAGCGTCGCCGCGTCAAAGGCCGGCGCGGCCGCCAACTGATCGCGCAGGCGCTTGAGGCGTTCGACGGTTTCTTCGGTCAGCTGCTTTTGGGTTTTCTCTTCCAGCGCGAACGGTCGGACCTTCAGTGCGAACGCACAGTGATCGACCAGCTCCAGGATGGTCTTGGCGCCTTCCTTCACTTCCGGAACCGTGCGGGCGATCCGCTCCCGGGCGTCGGCGGGCAGGGGCTCGCCGCGCTTCTGGGCGGCGTCGAGCGCCAGGTCGGTCAGGCGGGCGTCGTCGGCCTTGCGCAGGTGTTGGGCGTTGATGTGGTTCAGCTTGGCCCAGTCCAGGCGCGCCGGCGCCTTGACCACGTCGGCGACGTCGAACCAGGCGATCGCCTGCTCGTCGTTGAACACCTCGTCGTCGCCATGGCCCCAGCCCAGGCGCGCGAGGTAGTTGCGCATGCCTTCGGCGATGTAGCCGAGATCGGCGAATTCGCCGACCGCCTGCGCGCCGTGGCGCTTGGACAGCTTGGCGCCGTCGGGACCATGAATCAGCGGGATGTGGGCGAAGGCCGGCAGGTCCCAATCCATCGCCTGATAGATCAGGCTCTGGCGGGCGGCGTTGTTCAGGTGGTCGTCGCCCCGGATCACGTGCGTGACGCCCATGTCGTGGTCATCGACGACCACGGCCAGGTTATAGGTAGGGGCGCCGTCCGCGCGCAGCAGGACAAGGTCATCCAGTTCGATGTTCTTGAACGTCACCGGGCCCTTGACCAGGTCGTTGACCACAGTCTCGCCGTCCAGCGGGCCCTTGAAGCGGATGACGTGAGGAACCGCCAGGTCGCCTTCGGGCGCGTCACGCCAGGGTGAGCGGATGGCCTTGCCTTCGGCGCGGGCCTTTTCGCGGGCGACTTCCAGTTCCTCGACGGTCATCCAGCAGCGATAGGCGCGCCCCTTGGCCAGCAGTTCGTGCACGACCTCGACGTGACGCGGCGCGCGGGTGTGCTGGAAGACGACCTCGTCGTCCGATTCCAGGCCCAGCCAGTTCAGGCCCTCGAAGATCGCCGCGACGGCCGCGTCGGTGGAACGCTCGCGATCGGTGTCCTCGACGCGAATAAGGAACTTCCCTCCCGTATGGCGTGCATATAACCAGTTGAACAGCGCCGTGCGGGCGCCGCCGATATGCAGGAAACCGGTGGGCGAGGGCGCGAAGCGCG contains the following coding sequences:
- the gltA gene encoding citrate synthase is translated as MTDKATLTIGDKSYDLPILKGSTGPDVLDIRKVYAESDHFTFDPGFTSTASCESKITYIDGDAGILLHRGYPIDQLAEKSSFLEVCHLLLNGELPSADEFAQFEKNITYHTMLHAQFDAFFQGFRRDAHPMAVMTGAVGALSAFYADSINVDDAREREISAHRLIAKMPTIAARAYKYTVGQPFVSPRNDLSYSENFLRMCFAVPAEDWKPNPVLTRAMDRIFILHADHEQNASTSTVRLAGSSGAHPFACIAAGIACLWGPSHGGANQEALEMLETIGSVENIPDYVQGVKDRKYKLMGFGHRVYKNFDPRAKVMQKTAHEVLAELGHNNDPLLQVAQELEKVALSDPYFIDRKLYPNIDFYSGITLRAMGFPTNMFTVLFALARTVGWISQWKEMFEDPTRKIGRPRQLYTGATQRDYVPVEKR
- a CDS encoding EscU/YscU/HrcU family type III secretion system export apparatus switch protein, with the translated sequence MSGITGPSARPRIAVALLYEDPNAPKVVASGQGWLGEKIIETAREHGVPIEEDPVLAQALSTLEIDEEIPEALYRAVAEVLSFLLKR
- the gltX gene encoding glutamate--tRNA ligase, which codes for MSNPTPTGPIATGVVTRFAPSPTGFLHIGGARTALFNWLYARHTGGKFLIRVEDTDRERSTDAAVAAIFEGLNWLGLESDDEVVFQHTRAPRHVEVVHELLAKGRAYRCWMTVEELEVAREKARAEGKAIRSPWRDAPEGDLAVPHVIRFKGPLDGETVVNDLVKGPVTFKNIELDDLVLLRADGAPTYNLAVVVDDHDMGVTHVIRGDDHLNNAARQSLIYQAMDWDLPAFAHIPLIHGPDGAKLSKRHGAQAVGEFADLGYIAEGMRNYLARLGWGHGDDEVFNDEQAIAWFDVADVVKAPARLDWAKLNHINAQHLRKADDARLTDLALDAAQKRGEPLPADARERIARTVPEVKEGAKTILELVDHCAFALKVRPFALEEKTQKQLTEETVERLKRLRDQLAAAPAFDAATLETVLKTFAESEGVGFGKFGPALRGILTGGSQAPDLNKTMAALSREESLGRLDDALATRA
- a CDS encoding flagellar hook-length control protein FliK; this encodes MAIDPTTPVTPILPAPAAGTAADSVATLQAMARQALANSTAQLGEIVGRSPTAQSKTGAPVEQAGQAGTQDAGHTADAAGAKAAPSVLQQTALARPETRLVRAVRAAAAEAVPRQTGLAPLMANVRAVVERPDMPAEVRDAGRVLLAKAPSAAEIASPQGLRQAVERSGVFLEARMARAAATPAQEGSPRFPEAGDMKAALLVFRGALSGWLAKASPQPVFDAPGAEPVSTLAPGEDAETRSPTSLRAAPSVAAPTTQRPPNAANPAAIQPGLEAAPETSPAAAPPLQASEIPDAAPAAFPASAKAPESPPEEDGLAARFGAFVAAPKPSAPVQTPVRAAMSALVQLGLIAEEALTEAPVPGATAESRPLAPGGYGGAPAEVARSKVPPPPYAGGPMAGQKPAAPELPIDQSPADLLRRLLKGTNGALARQDLMQIASLPEAHEPEIADARPQQAGRLNLDLPFMTPQGMAVAQFEISHDGGGSGGGVVGPAERTYKVRFSIDLEPLGPVHALVTLTGSRTRVSLWAERAETIARLRAGEESLGAALRQAELSPEVAVHSGAPISPSKASALGHFVDQAS